In Caldicellulosiruptor obsidiansis OB47, a single window of DNA contains:
- a CDS encoding alpha-glucuronidase family glycosyl hydrolase, whose protein sequence is MILSRNSNPNYSMCWLSYKPIGKKEYVHDVEKFLGQIVLLEKNIYFENAANELKKALSVLFETELRLNNALSLYVDSGIILGKVTDENLRGFISDVEKEAVGEEGFIIKVVDENKKKYIIVASRSEKGIIYGIFHLISKFRLKAKLKELNCIENPKASLRIINHWDNMDGSIERGYAGKSIFFANGRIKRNYKRIWDYARLLASIGINGVVINNVNVRDKAIWLITPKYLNDLSKIAEIFRFYGIKLYLSINFASPIYIGGLNTADPLDENVQKWWKDTVKNIYSYIPDFGGFLVKADSEFNPGPYVYGRTHADGANMLAEALLPYGGVVIWRAFVYNCLQDWRDTKTDRAKAAYDNFKPLDGKFSENVILQIKYGPMDFQVREPVSPLFGAMEKTNQMMEFQITQEYTGQQIHLCYLGTLWKEILEFDTYCKGKGSYVKRIVDGSLFGMKYAGFAGVSNIGDSINWTGHDLAQANLWTFGKLAWDPDEKIEDIAKEWIILTFGDDKKVVDNILWMLLNSHAIYEKYTTPLGLGWMVNPGHHYGPNPEGYEYSKWGTYHRADTKAIGVDRTSRGTGYTLQYSKMWQEIFDDINKCPEELLLFFHRVPYDFKLKNGKTLIQFMYDSHFEGAEMVDELIEKWEELRGKIDEEIFNRVYERLKMQKEHAIEWRDVINTYFYRKTGIPDEKGRVIYP, encoded by the coding sequence ATGATTTTATCAAGGAACAGTAACCCAAACTATTCTATGTGTTGGCTTTCTTATAAGCCTATAGGTAAGAAAGAATATGTACATGATGTTGAAAAATTTTTAGGACAAATAGTTTTATTGGAGAAAAATATTTATTTCGAAAATGCGGCGAATGAACTTAAAAAGGCTTTAAGTGTATTGTTTGAAACTGAACTAAGATTGAACAATGCTTTAAGTCTTTATGTTGACAGTGGAATTATTTTAGGTAAAGTGACAGATGAAAATCTTAGAGGTTTTATAAGCGATGTTGAAAAAGAAGCAGTAGGTGAGGAAGGGTTTATAATAAAAGTTGTAGATGAAAATAAGAAAAAATACATCATTGTTGCATCAAGAAGCGAAAAGGGAATAATATACGGAATATTCCATCTGATAAGCAAATTTAGGCTTAAAGCAAAATTGAAAGAACTCAATTGCATAGAGAATCCTAAAGCCTCATTACGAATTATTAACCATTGGGATAATATGGATGGAAGTATTGAAAGAGGATATGCAGGCAAGTCAATATTTTTTGCAAATGGCAGAATAAAACGCAATTATAAACGTATATGGGATTATGCAAGGCTTCTTGCCTCAATTGGGATAAACGGTGTCGTAATAAATAATGTGAATGTAAGAGATAAAGCCATATGGTTGATAACACCCAAATATCTAAATGATCTCTCAAAAATAGCAGAAATATTTCGTTTTTACGGTATAAAACTTTACCTTAGTATAAACTTTGCAAGTCCAATTTATATTGGAGGACTTAATACTGCAGATCCTCTTGACGAAAATGTTCAAAAATGGTGGAAGGATACAGTAAAGAATATCTACAGCTACATACCAGACTTTGGTGGATTTTTGGTGAAAGCCGACTCTGAGTTCAATCCAGGACCGTATGTATACGGTAGAACACATGCAGATGGGGCAAACATGTTGGCAGAGGCACTTCTACCTTATGGAGGAGTTGTCATCTGGCGTGCATTTGTTTACAACTGCCTGCAGGATTGGAGAGATACAAAGACAGACAGGGCAAAGGCTGCATATGACAATTTTAAACCACTTGACGGGAAATTTTCTGAAAATGTCATTTTACAGATAAAGTATGGTCCAATGGATTTTCAGGTAAGGGAACCTGTCTCACCTCTTTTTGGCGCTATGGAAAAGACAAACCAGATGATGGAGTTTCAAATAACACAAGAATACACAGGTCAGCAAATTCATCTTTGCTATTTGGGGACGCTGTGGAAAGAGATTTTAGAGTTTGACACATATTGCAAAGGAAAAGGTTCATATGTAAAGAGAATAGTGGATGGAAGTCTTTTTGGAATGAAATATGCAGGATTTGCAGGTGTATCAAATATAGGGGATAGCATCAACTGGACTGGACATGACCTTGCGCAGGCGAATCTGTGGACGTTTGGAAAACTTGCGTGGGACCCAGATGAAAAGATTGAAGATATAGCAAAAGAATGGATAATTTTAACATTTGGAGACGACAAAAAAGTGGTTGACAACATTTTATGGATGCTTCTTAATTCTCACGCGATCTATGAAAAGTATACAACGCCGCTTGGGCTTGGCTGGATGGTAAATCCAGGTCATCACTATGGTCCAAACCCAGAAGGGTATGAGTATTCAAAGTGGGGGACGTATCACCGGGCAGACACAAAAGCAATTGGGGTTGACAGAACTTCAAGAGGGACAGGTTATACATTGCAGTATAGTAAGATGTGGCAGGAAATATTCGATGATATAAATAAATGTCCTGAAGAACTTCTTCTATTTTTCCACAGAGTACCATATGATTTTAAGCTGAAAAATGGAAAGACACTAATACAGTTTATGTATGACTCTCACTTTGAAGGAGCTGAGATGGTAGATGAACTTATAGAAAAGTGGGAGGAACTGAGAGGAAAGATTGATGAGGAGATTTTCAACAGAGTATATGAGAGATTAAAGATGCAAAAAGAGCATGCAATAGAATGGAGAGATGTTATCAACACATATTTTTATAGAAAGACAGGAATACCTGATGAAAAGGGAAGAGTGATATATCCATAA
- a CDS encoding mannitol dehydrogenase family protein, translated as MFELKKKDISKQDLWQKANIVLPQFDIEKIENVTYQNPVWVHFGAGNIFRGYIAAIAQDLIERGELDRGIIAAELYDYEIIDRIYKPYDNLCLVVTSDAKGNLEKKVVASITEGLKCDKSFEADWQRLCRIFENSSLKLVTFTITEKGYNLFDLKGDYLPAVKEDIKNGPQSPKSSMGKVAALAYVRYKSGRKPVAYVSLDNCSKNGEKLQSSIVQIAKEWAKKGLVEEDFVEYLNDDSLVSFPWSMIDKIVPRPSERIKELLEKDGLENMDIICTSKNTYIAPFVNTEKAQYLVIEDSFPNGRPPLERAGVFMTDRKTVEDSERMKVQTCLNPLHTALAIFGCLLGYKTIYEEVKDEHLKRLIEKIGYDEGLKVVVDPKIINPREYIREVIEERLPNPYIPDTPQRIATDTSQKMPIRFGETIKAYTENSDLNVKSLKYIPLVIAGWLRYLMCIDDEGRVFEPSPDPLIDELKKHLEGIELGKKYEDLEERLRPILTNEVIFRVDLFKVDLAQRVVEYFKEMIQGTGAVRRTLQKYVN; from the coding sequence ATGTTTGAGCTGAAGAAAAAAGATATATCGAAACAAGATTTATGGCAAAAAGCCAATATTGTATTGCCTCAATTTGACATTGAAAAAATAGAAAATGTTACTTACCAAAATCCTGTATGGGTGCATTTTGGAGCAGGCAACATCTTTAGAGGATACATTGCAGCAATAGCACAGGATTTAATTGAAAGAGGAGAACTTGACAGAGGAATAATCGCAGCAGAGCTTTATGACTATGAGATAATAGACAGGATATACAAACCTTATGACAATCTTTGTTTGGTTGTGACATCTGATGCAAAAGGAAATTTAGAAAAAAAAGTAGTCGCAAGCATTACAGAGGGGCTAAAGTGTGATAAAAGTTTTGAAGCAGACTGGCAAAGACTTTGTAGAATTTTTGAAAACTCATCTCTTAAGCTTGTGACATTTACAATAACAGAAAAAGGGTATAACCTATTTGACCTCAAAGGAGATTATCTGCCTGCAGTGAAAGAGGATATAAAAAATGGGCCGCAAAGTCCAAAAAGTTCGATGGGCAAGGTGGCAGCCTTGGCATATGTTCGATACAAAAGCGGAAGAAAACCAGTTGCGTATGTAAGTCTTGACAATTGTTCTAAAAATGGTGAAAAGTTACAAAGCTCGATAGTTCAAATAGCCAAAGAGTGGGCAAAAAAAGGACTTGTTGAAGAGGATTTTGTTGAATACTTGAACGATGATTCTTTGGTAAGTTTCCCATGGAGCATGATAGACAAGATTGTTCCAAGACCGTCAGAGAGAATAAAAGAGCTTTTAGAGAAAGATGGACTTGAAAATATGGATATCATTTGTACATCAAAAAATACGTACATTGCTCCATTTGTCAATACAGAGAAGGCTCAGTATCTTGTGATAGAAGATAGTTTTCCAAATGGTAGACCGCCACTGGAAAGAGCAGGAGTGTTTATGACAGATAGAAAGACAGTAGAGGATTCTGAGCGGATGAAGGTTCAGACATGTTTGAATCCTCTTCACACGGCTTTGGCTATATTTGGCTGTTTGCTTGGGTATAAGACAATTTATGAAGAAGTAAAAGATGAGCATTTAAAAAGGCTTATTGAGAAGATAGGATATGATGAGGGATTGAAGGTTGTTGTTGACCCCAAAATAATAAATCCGAGGGAGTATATAAGAGAAGTGATAGAAGAAAGATTACCAAACCCGTATATACCTGACACACCGCAGAGGATTGCAACAGACACATCACAGAAAATGCCAATTAGATTTGGAGAGACTATAAAAGCGTATACAGAAAACTCAGATTTAAATGTGAAAAGCCTCAAATATATTCCTCTTGTAATAGCAGGATGGTTGAGATATCTGATGTGCATTGACGATGAAGGAAGAGTTTTTGAGCCAAGTCCAGATCCACTTATAGATGAGCTTAAAAAACATCTTGAGGGCATAGAACTTGGCAAAAAGTACGAGGATTTGGAAGAAAGACTAAGACCAATTCTAACTAATGAGGTTATTTTCAGGGTCGACTTATTTAAAGTGGATTTGGCTCAGAGGGTAGTGGAATATTTCAAAGAGATGATACAGGGCACAGGAGCTGTGAGGAGAACATTGCAAAAGTATGTAAATTAA
- the uxuA gene encoding mannonate dehydratase, whose protein sequence is MGFKMTFRWFGPKDDNIPLEYIRQIPGIYGVVTALFDIPVGEVWPENKIFELKKMVEDAGLKFEVIESVNVHEDIKLGLPSRDRYIENYKQTIRNLAKAGVKVICYNFMPVFDWLRTDLAKKLPDGSEVMEYNHEMLKNITPDELVKSMEKGSQGFSLPGWESYRLKQLQNLFEMYKDVDENKLLQNLIYFLENIIPVCEQVDVKMAIHPDDPPWPLFGLPRVVTNKENIEKFLRAVDSPYNGLTLCTGSLGANRENNIPELIRYFGKMGRIHFMHVRNIKFTGEKSFYETSHLSTDGSFDMFEIMKAIYDIGFDGYLRPDHGRMIWGEKGRPGYGLYDRALGIAYLNGLWEAIDKMSKMK, encoded by the coding sequence ATGGGTTTTAAAATGACGTTTAGGTGGTTTGGTCCAAAGGATGATAATATTCCTCTTGAGTATATTCGCCAAATTCCAGGTATATACGGTGTTGTAACAGCACTTTTTGATATTCCAGTTGGAGAGGTATGGCCAGAGAATAAGATTTTTGAGCTAAAAAAGATGGTAGAAGATGCAGGACTAAAGTTTGAGGTAATAGAGAGTGTAAATGTTCACGAGGATATAAAACTTGGTCTTCCAAGTCGAGATAGGTATATAGAAAACTATAAACAGACTATAAGGAACTTAGCAAAAGCAGGTGTAAAGGTAATATGCTATAACTTTATGCCTGTATTTGACTGGTTGAGGACAGACCTTGCAAAAAAGCTGCCTGATGGTTCTGAGGTTATGGAATACAATCATGAGATGCTCAAGAATATAACACCAGATGAACTTGTAAAAAGCATGGAAAAGGGTTCACAAGGATTTTCTCTTCCTGGTTGGGAGAGCTACAGATTAAAACAGCTCCAAAACCTGTTTGAGATGTACAAGGATGTTGATGAGAATAAACTTTTGCAAAATCTTATCTACTTTTTGGAAAATATAATTCCTGTATGTGAGCAAGTAGATGTTAAAATGGCAATACATCCTGACGATCCGCCTTGGCCACTTTTTGGTCTTCCAAGGGTTGTAACCAACAAAGAAAATATAGAAAAGTTTTTAAGAGCGGTTGACAGTCCCTACAATGGGTTGACTTTGTGCACAGGTTCTCTTGGAGCAAACAGGGAAAATAACATTCCGGAGCTTATAAGGTATTTTGGCAAGATGGGAAGAATACATTTTATGCATGTAAGGAATATAAAATTTACGGGTGAAAAGTCTTTTTACGAGACATCCCACCTGTCGACAGATGGCTCATTTGACATGTTTGAGATTATGAAGGCTATATACGACATAGGTTTTGACGGGTATTTGCGACCTGACCATGGAAGGATGATTTGGGGCGAAAAAGGAAGACCTGGTTATGGACTTTATGATAGAGCCCTTGGCATTGCGTATTTGAACGGACTGTGGGAAGCAATTGACAAGATGTCGAAAATGAAATGA
- a CDS encoding glycoside hydrolase family 2 TIM barrel-domain containing protein produces MQKINLDRSWEYLELGFANVLSLTNSEYEWKKVDLPHDAVIEKERSEANPSGAGEGYTAGCSLYYKKELFLNEQWQGKNLILEFEGIMGIAEVFINGRLVAKHFNGYTSFLIDITKHVKFDDKNIIIVRVENTHKPSSRWYAGCGIYRHVWLHIGGKVYIKPWHLHVQTREIENQTAKLEVKAVILNSVNEEIEGVIKFDVFSKEEKLVLSSEEKFLIGENEEEVISKTLELKPFKYWDVEDPYLYKIQATIICYESVEDSASTLFGIRTISVDPKEGFKLNGKPLKLKGGCIHHDNGPLGSVSFDRAEEKKVELLKASGFNALRLAHNPFAPAFLDACDRLGMLVIEEFFDVWHAGKVSFDYHLFFDKYWEEDLESTIMRDYNHPSIIMWSIGNEITWGVGVDVDDHSSYSIYSWCERLAKKVKSLDSSRLVTAALCAIPDDYKRLFAIIEKGNYVIRMLKQEADVIEDKWGEFSEKFSKFLDVVGYNYKVDRYRYDRYKYPNRIICGTETYPYTLFKNWKETMENSNVIGDFVWTAIDYLGEAGLGRVSIEVDDLKSFCGSYPWFLANCGDIDICGEKRPQSYYRDVVWGNRKDPYIVILPPQVYGKKLYFKPWAWEPVERSHTFPGCEGMPIEIHIYANADEVELFVNGRSLGRKEADVSTEFKAVYDTIYEPGVIEAVAYKDGKEIGRDKIETTDEPAALKLVPDREVISSCYGDLCYIKIIAVDKNGREVVFADNTIVVEVEGVGELVALGTADPLSGEPFVSRKRKLYKGRALAIVKSIGKKGEFELKAWAEGLDGAQVFVKCI; encoded by the coding sequence ATGCAGAAAATAAATTTAGACAGGTCATGGGAATATCTTGAGCTTGGTTTTGCAAACGTGCTAAGCTTAACAAATTCAGAATATGAGTGGAAAAAGGTAGATCTGCCACATGATGCTGTAATTGAAAAGGAAAGAAGTGAGGCCAATCCCTCAGGTGCTGGTGAAGGGTATACTGCGGGATGCAGTTTGTATTACAAAAAGGAATTGTTCTTGAATGAGCAATGGCAAGGCAAAAACTTAATACTTGAGTTTGAAGGAATTATGGGTATAGCCGAGGTTTTTATAAATGGTAGATTAGTTGCAAAACATTTCAATGGATACACAAGTTTTCTAATTGATATAACAAAGCATGTCAAGTTTGATGATAAGAACATTATTATTGTGCGTGTGGAAAATACTCATAAGCCAAGCTCAAGGTGGTACGCAGGTTGTGGTATATACAGGCATGTGTGGCTACACATCGGTGGCAAGGTATATATAAAACCGTGGCATTTGCATGTTCAAACCAGAGAAATTGAAAACCAAACGGCAAAGTTAGAAGTAAAAGCTGTTATTCTCAACAGTGTGAATGAAGAAATTGAAGGAGTAATAAAGTTTGATGTATTTTCAAAAGAGGAAAAATTAGTGCTCAGCAGTGAAGAGAAGTTTTTGATTGGTGAAAATGAAGAAGAGGTAATTTCCAAAACCTTAGAACTAAAACCATTTAAATATTGGGATGTAGAAGATCCATATCTTTATAAAATTCAAGCAACTATTATTTGTTATGAGAGTGTAGAAGATAGTGCTTCTACATTGTTTGGTATTCGAACAATTTCAGTTGATCCAAAAGAAGGATTTAAATTAAATGGTAAACCATTAAAATTAAAAGGTGGCTGTATTCATCATGACAACGGACCACTTGGAAGTGTAAGTTTCGATAGAGCAGAAGAGAAAAAAGTAGAACTTTTAAAAGCTTCTGGATTCAATGCGTTAAGACTTGCACATAATCCATTTGCTCCAGCGTTTTTGGATGCTTGTGATAGATTGGGGATGCTTGTGATAGAAGAATTTTTTGATGTATGGCATGCTGGCAAGGTTAGCTTTGACTACCATCTATTTTTTGACAAGTACTGGGAAGAAGATTTGGAATCCACCATAATGAGGGACTATAATCACCCTTCGATAATAATGTGGTCAATAGGAAACGAGATTACATGGGGAGTTGGAGTTGATGTTGATGACCATAGCAGCTATTCCATCTACAGCTGGTGTGAGCGATTAGCTAAAAAAGTAAAGAGTTTGGATTCATCAAGGCTGGTAACAGCGGCGCTGTGCGCAATCCCGGATGATTATAAAAGGCTTTTTGCCATAATTGAAAAAGGTAACTATGTAATTAGAATGCTTAAACAAGAAGCTGATGTTATTGAAGATAAATGGGGCGAGTTCTCAGAAAAGTTCTCAAAGTTTTTAGATGTTGTTGGTTATAATTATAAAGTAGATAGATATAGATATGATAGATACAAATATCCTAACCGAATAATTTGTGGTACCGAAACTTATCCATATACTCTTTTCAAAAACTGGAAGGAAACAATGGAAAATTCAAATGTAATAGGTGATTTTGTATGGACGGCTATTGATTATTTGGGCGAAGCAGGTCTTGGTAGGGTAAGTATTGAAGTAGATGATCTTAAATCTTTCTGCGGGTCTTATCCATGGTTTTTAGCAAATTGTGGAGATATTGATATTTGTGGTGAAAAACGTCCTCAATCGTATTATAGAGATGTTGTTTGGGGAAATAGGAAAGATCCATATATTGTAATACTTCCTCCACAAGTGTATGGCAAAAAACTATACTTTAAACCCTGGGCATGGGAGCCTGTTGAAAGAAGCCACACTTTTCCTGGATGTGAAGGGATGCCAATAGAGATACATATTTATGCAAATGCAGATGAGGTTGAGTTGTTTGTAAATGGCAGAAGTTTGGGAAGAAAAGAAGCTGATGTTTCCACTGAGTTTAAAGCAGTTTATGACACGATTTATGAACCAGGAGTGATAGAAGCTGTAGCATACAAAGATGGTAAAGAGATTGGCAGAGACAAAATAGAGACAACAGATGAGCCCGCAGCCTTAAAACTGGTACCTGACAGAGAAGTTATATCCTCTTGTTATGGTGATTTGTGCTACATAAAGATAATAGCAGTTGATAAGAATGGGAGAGAGGTTGTTTTTGCGGATAACACAATAGTTGTAGAAGTTGAAGGTGTTGGCGAACTTGTTGCTTTGGGAACTGCTGATCCTTTATCGGGAGAACCATTTGTTAGCCGAAAGAGAAAACTTTATAAAGGACGAGCACTGGCAATAGTAAAGAGTATTGGCAAAAAAGGAGAATTTGAATTGAAAGCTTGGGCAGAAGGATTGGATGGTGCTCAAGTTTTTGTAAAATGCATCTAA
- a CDS encoding energy-coupling factor ABC transporter permease, with the protein MHIPDGYLSPQTCVTFYAASTVAVGFAFAKFKKSVDEKTFVHLSVASAFTFIVMMFNFPVVGGSSAHITGIPLITYLFGPFSSIIASAVVLIIQALLFRDGGILALGANVFNMAVAIPLVTIFVDSILKTANLKNEKVRMFISTYISINMAALLTAVELGLQPILFTKAGKPLYFMYDLKTTIPAMMVPHLLMVGVIEAVLTVLLYSPLKNFAKIKK; encoded by the coding sequence ATGCACATTCCTGATGGTTATTTGAGTCCGCAAACTTGTGTTACATTTTATGCTGCATCTACAGTAGCAGTTGGTTTTGCATTTGCAAAGTTTAAAAAATCAGTTGATGAAAAGACCTTTGTTCATCTTTCAGTTGCATCAGCGTTTACATTTATTGTTATGATGTTCAACTTTCCGGTAGTGGGAGGAAGTTCTGCTCATATTACTGGAATACCGCTTATAACTTATCTGTTCGGGCCATTTTCTTCAATCATAGCATCGGCAGTGGTGTTGATAATCCAAGCTCTTTTGTTCAGAGATGGAGGAATTTTAGCACTTGGAGCAAATGTGTTTAACATGGCTGTTGCTATTCCGCTGGTTACTATTTTTGTCGACAGCATTTTGAAAACGGCTAACCTCAAAAATGAAAAGGTGAGAATGTTTATAAGCACATACATTTCAATAAATATGGCTGCACTTTTGACAGCAGTTGAGCTTGGACTTCAACCAATTTTATTTACAAAAGCAGGAAAACCGTTATATTTTATGTACGACTTGAAAACAACCATTCCTGCTATGATGGTTCCACACCTTTTGATGGTTGGAGTGATTGAAGCGGTTTTGACAGTTTTGCTGTACTCACCTTTGAAAAATTTTGCTAAAATAAAAAAGTAA
- a CDS encoding PDGLE domain-containing protein, translating into MKKGNDNSFKTILIILFALAILTPLGLLTQNPAFGEWTQEEIKKMLGFVPEGLKKYAEVYKFDLFDGYSVKFISNQYIGYILSALIGIAVIFAIFFLLKHLMTERK; encoded by the coding sequence ATGAAAAAAGGCAATGATAATAGCTTTAAAACGATATTAATAATTCTGTTTGCCCTTGCTATTTTGACACCGCTTGGGCTTTTGACGCAGAACCCGGCATTTGGTGAATGGACTCAGGAAGAAATAAAGAAGATGCTGGGATTTGTGCCTGAAGGGTTAAAAAAGTATGCTGAGGTTTATAAATTTGACCTCTTTGATGGCTATTCAGTTAAGTTTATTTCCAACCAGTATATTGGCTATATTTTATCAGCACTAATTGGGATAGCAGTGATATTTGCAATATTTTTCTTATTAAAACATTTGATGACTGAAAGGAAGTAA
- a CDS encoding energy-coupling factor transporter transmembrane component T family protein, which produces MLPDFLREGDNVEVKVAKEGYVEKSLSGYLKVSQWFFKRNKSLFTNIDEWAKLLFLIWFSLMVSVSDSILFLAVAFTFVLVVAAISKADIKALIVSSWAFVPLVTFIISIPYMLITKSIMPAVLQVLKTGIIIMTGEVVIYNSRIDRLFKPFSFFGGLKEFIWLVELTIRNIFVLLHTITDILFAKKIRTVGVSRNRLDFVKSMIRAIAQKTIYISEVTYLSMKTRGFSSGNVKFMYRFKVTISELLLVFLLIIMSVMERILK; this is translated from the coding sequence TTGCTGCCAGATTTTTTGAGAGAAGGAGATAACGTTGAAGTCAAAGTTGCAAAAGAAGGATATGTGGAAAAGAGTCTTTCTGGTTACTTGAAAGTTTCTCAGTGGTTTTTCAAAAGAAACAAAAGTTTATTTACAAATATTGACGAATGGGCAAAACTTTTGTTTTTAATATGGTTTAGTTTAATGGTCAGTGTCTCTGATAGTATTTTGTTTTTGGCAGTTGCTTTTACTTTTGTATTGGTAGTTGCAGCAATATCAAAAGCTGATATCAAAGCATTGATTGTTTCGTCTTGGGCGTTTGTACCGCTTGTTACATTTATCATAAGCATTCCTTATATGCTTATTACAAAGAGTATTATGCCTGCTGTTTTGCAGGTTTTAAAGACAGGTATAATTATAATGACAGGTGAGGTTGTGATATATAACTCAAGAATTGACAGGCTTTTTAAGCCTTTTTCTTTTTTTGGGGGATTGAAAGAATTCATATGGCTTGTGGAACTCACGATAAGGAACATCTTTGTACTTTTGCACACAATTACAGATATTTTGTTCGCAAAGAAGATAAGGACGGTGGGTGTATCAAGGAATAGATTAGATTTTGTAAAATCTATGATAAGAGCCATTGCTCAAAAGACCATATATATTTCAGAGGTTACTTATCTCTCTATGAAAACGCGCGGCTTTTCATCGGGAAATGTTAAATTTATGTATAGATTCAAGGTTACCATCTCAGAACTTTTGTTGGTATTTTTATTAATTATTATGAGTGTTATGGAGAGGATTTTAAAATGA
- a CDS encoding energy-coupling factor ABC transporter ATP-binding protein: protein MSAVFTGKNITYRVNNKTILDSANFEIEKGKAYALVGCNGSGKTTLMKILSGIILDFEGELYFYDKKVDKTSFDELFKNGFYKKVGYMFQETELQLFNLTVFDEIAFGPRQFMNDERKIQERVLEVAKFLNIDNLLESDILTLSGGEKKRVALASILANNPEVLILDEPTNDLDPRSIRFFATILKQLKDVGKTIIVSTHHFDLLFRLADYTILLSPDHRILKIGTTKEILEDKNLLIEAEVIDEEFEV from the coding sequence ATGAGTGCAGTGTTTACAGGGAAAAATATAACATACAGGGTAAACAACAAAACCATTCTTGATAGTGCAAACTTTGAGATAGAGAAAGGAAAGGCTTATGCTCTTGTAGGTTGCAACGGAAGTGGGAAAACTACACTAATGAAAATACTTTCTGGAATCATACTTGATTTTGAAGGAGAGCTTTATTTTTATGATAAAAAAGTTGATAAAACTTCTTTTGATGAACTTTTCAAAAACGGATTTTACAAAAAGGTAGGTTATATGTTTCAGGAGACAGAACTTCAGCTTTTTAATCTCACTGTGTTTGATGAGATTGCTTTTGGTCCAAGACAATTTATGAATGATGAAAGAAAAATTCAAGAAAGAGTTTTAGAGGTAGCCAAGTTTTTAAATATTGATAATTTACTTGAAAGTGATATACTAACTTTAAGCGGTGGGGAGAAAAAAAGAGTAGCACTTGCTTCAATACTTGCAAATAACCCAGAGGTTTTAATACTTGATGAGCCGACAAATGACCTTGACCCCAGGAGCATAAGGTTTTTTGCAACCATTTTAAAACAGCTCAAAGATGTTGGGAAAACTATAATTGTTTCTACACACCACTTTGACTTGCTTTTTCGCTTGGCTGACTACACAATTTTGCTTTCACCAGACCACAGAATACTGAAGATTGGTACCACAAAAGAAATTTTAGAAGATAAGAATCTTTTGATTGAAGCTGAGGTCATAGATGAGGAATTTGAGGTTTGA